The Trichosurus vulpecula isolate mTriVul1 chromosome 4, mTriVul1.pri, whole genome shotgun sequence genome contains a region encoding:
- the KCTD12 gene encoding BTB/POZ domain-containing protein KCTD12, protein MALADSTRGLPNGGGGGGGGGSGSSSSSSEPPLFPEIVELNVGGQVYVTRRCTVVSVPDSLLWRMFSQQQPQELARDSKGRFFLDRDGFLFRYILDYLRDLQLVLPDYFPERSRLQREAEYFQLPELVRRLGAPQQPGPGPPPPHSRRGVYKESSVGGGGDELLPLGYLDPEQQEGSSAGAPSPTLDLASRSPSGGAAGPLLTPSQSLDGSRRSGYITIGYRGSYTIGRDAQADAKFRRVARITVCGKTSLAKEVFGETLNESRDPDRPPERYTSRYYLKFNFLEQAFDKLSESGFHMVACSSTGTCAFAGSTDQSEDKIWTSYTEYVFCRE, encoded by the coding sequence ATGGCTCTGGCGGACAGCACACGTGGATTACCCAatgggggcggcggcggcgggggcggcGGCAGCGGCTCCTCGTCGTCTTCGTCGGAGCCGCCTCTGTTTCCCGAGATCGTGGAACTGAACGTGGGGGGCCAGGTATATGTGACCCGGCGCTGCACTGTGGTGTCAGTGCCGGACTCGCTGCTCTGGCGTATGTTCTCGCAGCAGCAGCCGCAGGAGCTGGCCCGGGACAGCAAAGGTCGCTTCTTTCTGGACCGGGACGGCTTTCTCTTCCGCTACATCTTGGATTACTTGCGGGACTTGCAGCTTGTGCTTCCCGATTACTTCCCCGAGCGCAGCCGGTTGCAGCGGGAAGCTGAGTACTTCCAGCTGCCCGAGCTGGTGCGCCGCCTTGGGGCTCCCCAGCAGCCCGGGCCGGGCCCGCCGCCGCCCCACTCTCGGCGTGGGGTGTACAAAGAGAGCTCCGTGGGGGGCGGAGGCGATGAGCTGCTGCCCCTGGGTTATCTGGACCCCGAGCAGCAAGAGGGCTCCTCGGCAGGGGCGCCCTCACCCACCCTGGACCTAGCCAGCCGCAGCCCTTCTGGGGGGGCGGCGGGCCCGTTGCTCACCCCATCCCAGTCCCTGGACGGCAGCCGGCGCTCGGGCTACATCACCATCGGGTACCGCGGCTCCTACACCATCGGACGGGACGCGCAGGCAGATGCCAAGTTCCGGCGAGTGGCGAGGATCACAGTGTGTGGCAAGACGTCTCTGGCTAAGGAGGTGTTCGGGGAGACCCTGAACGAGAGCCGAGACCCTGACCGGCCCCCGGAGCGCTACACCTCTCGCTACTACCTCAAGTTCAACTTTCTGGAGCAGGCCTTCGACAAGCTTTCTGAGTCGGGCTTCCACATGGTGGCTTGCAGCTCAACGGGCACCTGCGCCTTTGCCGGCAGCACGGACCAGAGCGAGGACAAGATCTGGACCAGCTACACCGAGTACGTCTTCTGCCGGGAGTGA